The nucleotide sequence AGTTTTCAGTTTTGGCGAAGGGACAGAAAGATCCGGTGAAGGAGAGTGCACCTCTTGCTGCGTGGAAGCCTAGGTTGGATGGCAGAGTAAATAGAGTTGATGGTGTGTATTGGGCGAGTTAGAGAACATGAGTTGGACTATTCTAGTTAAAGCTTACACTTATCGGAACATAAGTACAGTAGGCTTGAACATGTACGATCATTTAGGGTTGACCTAGCAATTGATGTGGAGGTGGTGGTCGGAGAAAAGCTCAAACGTAGAATAACTACATAGAAAAGGTTGAGCTTTGGTTCCTGAAGAGGTAGGTAGGTTCAGCCCGACCAACACGTCGACTGCATGGAGCAATCGTATCTAGCAAGAGCCGACACGTTGGCACTTGAGGTTGACATGTCGACCATCTCAATTGTACCATATTAGTTTCTATATATTAGGTTTTGAGTCAGATATATTACTCATATATAAGAAAATAATGAAAAGTCACTATCAATTCAAGTGTTGGATTTAATTTATTACGTAAAACTAATTATTAGAGTTGAAGTTCAAAATCATCGCAAGTTTCATATATTGGGTTTGGGATCGAAGGAAGGTGTTGGTTTGATCAATCGGCCAATCTACAACATCCATATTTGCATTAATTGTCCTCGAAAAAGGTCTCATATAAGTACCAATCGATCAATTCAGTTTCACGAGGAGCTTCATCGATCGATCGATATGTCACCCATGCATGGAATGATTGCCGGATCATTagcacatatttatatttattacaaGTAGTATACATGATAGAATTCTTTATGTGATATAATAATTGGTGTGAAGTAGATAAATTAATATTATCTACATTAAACATATAATATATCTACATTTCAACatgaaatagaagaagaagaatacataCCTACCTTTGTGGTGTTGAATAATGCAACACGAAAGATTGACGATTACCATTGAATAGATgcaaaataatcattggattttacacccttctttgattttttaattaaaaaaaatgtacACCTAAAATGTCTAGTAAAGATGTACCAAACTCATTTATTAATGATTCACGATTCACAATCTTAATCAATATATTTTAAACGATGTATTAATGATATATGAGATGTATGTATCAAGGAGGACCGAAAGTTTGAAAGCTCATCCAATAAACCTTAAATGTGCTAATGTGAGTATTTAAAGAATAGGTgtttaatgataaaattaaaatataaaatataaaattaacttaaaaataattaattacattCTTTTTTTAATCTCTTAGATTTTTTTTCGAGAGGTAATAAAAGAGATATTTCTTATTATCGATAGGCTTGTCTAATAATAATATTTGTATTCAATAAAGACAGACTGATCACAACAAAGTGGCTGTAGTTTAGTGGTAAGAATTCCACGTTGTGGCCGTGGAGACCTGGGCTCGAATCCCAGCAGCCACAATTTTTACCGAGTTACTAATTTTTAATTATTGGTACgataatgttttctttattttaataatatctcTTTTATAAATAGATATAAATGCCTTCATAATCTTTCtatttttcctcctcctcctcctaatcATGAATGATGAGCGACGAGCAACGACGAATGATATTAACGATGCTAGATGGACTTAAAAGCTCTCATCATCTTTCTTTTAGTCGTGAGCAGCATCGATCAAGAGAGTATCAAGCGATAAGAGAGAAATAATACGGAACAACATACAAAGAAAGAGAAATGAATGCATTAAGAGGTTATGGATAACAAAAGGATAAGATTgatagattaataaaattatattttattattaaaaaaagattataataaaaaagagattgccaataataaataaattaggtTGTGAATAATAAATAAGCTTCAAATAAAAAACAGAGAGGACAGATTAAAATAAGTTAGAATAGATTGAAATAAGTTAGTTAGTGCATTCTATCGAATCAATCTGACCGTATGACTTGTCTCAATGTCTCACTCGTGATGACGTGACGTTCGAAGGTGCCCACAATTACTCTTCCATCATAATTTCTCTCTTCCGTCCATTATAATTTCACTGGCAAAAAAAGTAGAGGCACAGTTACTCTGCCATCAACAAAAAGACAATCCAAACAGTAGATGAAAGAAATTAGCAGGAAGAAACACTTACCTGTGCCGTAAAAGTACTGCAGTAAACCCAACACACCACAAACACAACAATCAACGTTTTACACGCACGccatcttcttcttccctcccctttcaattactctctctctctctctctctacttataaatatatatacacgtCTCCATTGATACCTGTTTACTCACAGTCAACACCGATTCCACTCCACCATAAGACACGGCACAATCAAGGAAGACATGCATCTCCAAccgctcctcctcttcctccaagcCTTCACCCTTGCGCTTCCTTCTGTGGTACCCGATGCTCCTGCGAGCAGCGCCGGCCTCGAGCTCCTCGACCCGACTCTTCCGTCGGCGCTTCCCGCCCAGACTCCCAAATGCACCGTGGCCGTCCTCGACCACGCCTTCGCCGTCGGCGTCGCCTCCCTTCCCGTGGTGTCCATCAACTACACGCAGCCCCCAGAATGCCCCGCCCCCTGGACCCGCGTCGTGCTCGAGGTGGCCATGGCGGCCTCCGGTCTCGCCCGGAAGCACCGCGTGGCCGCCGTCTGGCTCGACGGCGTGGAGATCCTCCGCACCAGCACCCCGCCCCTCCTCACCGCCGCCGACGCGTTCTGGAGGGTGCAGAAGGACGTCACCAGCTATGCCGCCATCCTCAACCGGCTCGCCGGCGGAGGCACCGTCTCCATGATCGTCGACAATTCCGCCGTCGATCTCGCCGCTGTGCTCGCCGCCAACGTCTCCTTCCACTTCTACCGCGGAGAGCTCTCCGCGAGCTCGAAGCACACCGGTCATCCCAGCCTCTGGGGGCTCTACCGTGAGCCGGCCGACCTTGTCATCCCCATCTCGCGAGAGCGTGGGTCTTACGGCAGCGGCTTCTGGTTCCAGATCAGCGGTAACCCGCAGGCGGTGGCCGCGCCAGTCACCGTCCCCAGGAACACATACCGGGCTGTGCTGGAGATCTTCGTGTCCTACCACGCCGATGATGAGTCCTGGTACATGAATCCCCTCCGCTTCACGTACAATGCCCGGGACGTGGCGGCCTCCACGGCCAACGGCGGGTTCCGGCAGCTGTACGCAACGGTCGACGGCCGGTTCGTGGGGGGACATGTACCGTACGCTGTCATTTACTCCAGCTCGATCAACCCTTACTTTTGGTCACCGGTGACAGCCATCGGCACCTTCGACATCCCCACCCACGACATCGACCTGACTCCATTCCTCGGGCTGCTGCTCGACGGGCGGCCGCACGAGCTCGCGATCGGGGTGAAGGACGCGCAGAAGTACTGGCTGCTGTCGGCGAACCTCCACCTCTGGGTGGACCGGTGGTCCGACGCCGTGCAGGCCGGGATAGTGGAGTACACCACGCCGACACTGAAGGTGAACCGCAACGCCCAGTGGCACAATCAGGACGGGCACTCGGAGGTGGACGCCGAGGGGCAGCTCCGGTTCGTGGGATGGGTGAGCTCCTCCAAGGGCAACATGACCACCACCGTGGGGCAGAAGTTGCGGTTCAAGAGCCAGGTCTCGGTGCACAACCGCGGGGCGGTGCGGCAGGTGGACGTGGTAAACAGGGAGAAGACGACGGTGACGACGAAGAGCGGGCAGCGGACGGTGGGAAAGGTGCAGCTGCTGATGGAAGCGCCGCTGCAGGTGCAGACGTCGGTGGTGAGGGTGGCGGGCGGGCCGACGTTCGAGAACACCCGGTTGTCGCACCAGCTGCAGGAGACGGCGTACGTGAAAGAGCTCTCGGCGGTGAGCATGAGCAAGCTGTCGGATCGGCAGGAGGCGGAGGGGTCGGCCATGGTGCACGAGGAGGAGGCGCAATGGGGAATTGCGAGCACCAGGTCGTACTACAAGTACACCGATGAGAACTCTTGCTACCTGCGAACAGTGAACGCCGAGGAGGGCGCGATCAAGGTCGACATGGCGATTCGCTCGTGCTCCGCTATCTCCGATGCTTAGAAGTGGGGAGGATTGCGATGGCCAGTCCGTCGTCTTCCTAGTCACTTAAGACGCCACCAGTCTTCCTCACAGCAAATAAACTTGTCTTTGAATTAGGTGTTTTCTTTTAAAGATAAAATGATCTTAAATCATCAAATGTTCGTACAAGGTGTTTGGAGTTAAATTACGTAACAAGCATGACCTTTGCCGGTTGTAAGATATTTCGAGTAATGTTTTTGAGTTTATTTGGGCTAAATTATGTAATTAGACTTCTTTAGTATCACGACAACACAGTTAGTAATGACATGAGTACAACCATCACCTTTCATAAGGCAATTGTCCTCACATGGTCAACTAACGACCTCACCGATCAGTCGCATCACATTCCTCGTGGGTGGAATGTCACTATCGTTGATCGTCGACCTCCACGATTGTCATGGTGCACGATTGGGCTAACAGCTACCCAAGGTTGTCACCCTTAGCAATATTGTTGTCGACAATAAATTATCGATAGTGATTTATCGATCAAGCACGAGGAACCTCACATCGCCTACAAGCAAACGATGTGACGAACCGGATAGAAAAGTAACTCGATGATATAGATGAATCATTCATGAATCgtaaataaaaaatgaataacatCTTTTTCCGAGTGAAAGATGTTAACAAATAGATCTaaaggatttgattttgaaacatGACTCTAATACTAAGTATAAAAACCACGCAATgcttttattatgtaaaaaatgTTAATGTcaaaatatgaaatcaaataataatatatctaatgaTGTGCACCTTTTTTATACTATTTAGAAAGCTTTTATGTGATCTACAAGCTTATCATCATCGGTTTTGAAAGCTATAGCGATGTTGAAGCACATCATCATCGATTATGAAAGCTATAGCGATGTTGATATGCAAGAAGTAGGTTCATATTTTTCTCTCTTCATATCCTTCGTACTACCGCTATGTAAAAGATTTGTAATCTCTCGTTGACTAGTTTATGTGACTAAGAGAAAATGATAGAAAATCTATAATATCTCAATAATGTCACGTATCCTCGTCTCATTTTATCTGTGTAACCCCCTCTATTAGTTTTTAAGAGGTCATTTCTTCTGATAGGCGAGAGTAGATggtctagaataaataattaggagagtccctccttatcaagatcatctcctaataaattttattataattagatttttttttttattgacctAAGTAGAATTCAATCATATGTATAATATAAATCATATTGGCATGAGCTACAAAATAATGGTTTCCAAAATTACTTACTGGATGAATATAATAGTTAGATAGATAGCAAACCAATGACTAATAATTTGTTTCAGCCAAACCATAAAAGATGTATTTGATGAGCTTGAGTGAAAGTATATGAGCATGACTAACTAAACACCAATACTTAATAGTTTTAAAAAGCATAATTCTTCTGATGGCATTGAAGAAATATTTTGGCGATATAAATTATATCAGAGAGTTGAAAATGAAGTTGATAGTACATTTTTCAAAGaaagtttcatgcataaagaaaagACATTTGTCCAGCAGCTTAATGCTCGATCATCTAGAAAAATGATCGAGATTCGACCTTCCGAGGGACTAAAAAATGATCGATGACTTCCCAAACAAAATCCAGCATGCTCATCAAACCTACATGATTTATCCATCGAAGAATAAACCCTGCTCCAGACTGGTCCACAAAGAATCAAGATTCTACCcccaaggggaagaagaagaagaagaagaagaagaagaagaagaagaaggatcgaTGACTTGCGAAGCAAAATCTAACACACCCATCGATCAAAcacaaaaaaaacaaagaagaattGATAACCTACAAGGAATCAAGATTCTACCTTGTGAGGAAAACGTAAGGATCAGTAACTTCCGGAACAAAATCTATCACTCTGATCAAACCCACAAGTCAAATTCACCCCAAGAATCAATGCATGTCCAGCCCTTTCGAATCAATACATTATGCTTTTCGAGTGGAAAATGAAGGATCGATGACTTGCGAAGCAAAATCCAACGCACTCATTAAACCTACAAGACTTGCCCATCGACAAAGAATCAAGATTCTAACTTTTCGATGAAAAGAGAACGATCGTAACTTCTGAAACAAAACCAAAGTCCGGACCTTTCAACGACGAGGGGAAAAGAAGGATCGCAGACTTCCGGAAAGCAAGGaaatagaagaagagaggaggagcgCACCGCTAGGCGGCGATCTGCACTTGGTGAGCGACCAAAAGGATTCACCGGGGACGGTGAATTGATGACCGGTATGAACGGCCACGATGATGTGATCTCTCTCGATTACGAGCTCAAACACATAATTACAGTCTCCGATTGTAACCGCAAACAATCCAAAATAATTAGATGCTGTTGACTAATTTTACTTATATTTCTGAATTTTGgagattattttttaaagttatttttctgattttgaggaattactttttttttatttggtggAGATAAGTTTCCTAAATttgtataatttaatttaatctCCAAAAAAACAGGAAGTCAAAATTGATGGAATTAACAACTTCATCTATCTTATAAATCCTGCACAAATTTAGGGATATGAAAAAAAAACCATGATTGTGAGAATGCCAAACTCTCTAATGAGTTAGCGAACAATATCTTTGTTTTTGACATGAAATATGCTTCCAAGAGAGCAATCCATCTTCGTTGTCTCATGAATAATAATTCATTATGAGAACATGGAGTACAATTATAAGGATAAATCATTTGATAAGACATCAATTACGTGTATATTGTATTAAAGTCAAAACATCAAGGCTTCACAATCAAAAGTTCTGAACACAAATGATGATGCTTCAAAATTATAGAGCACAATCCATCTTCTTTGCCTTGACAAGAAGACATGCAATCAAAATAGTATATAGTTTTACATATCCATTATATGAGCCTACAGGAGTAGACCACTCACAAATGAAGCAATAATTTGCCAGCTTTAATCACCCTCATGGCTTCAGAGCACACAATATTGATTCATGGCACCACATTAAATGTATGAATTACATCTTGCATTTCCTCGTAACTGATCTGACATGATTTGTCAAAAAGGATGCAAGTGGCCTGCAAAAGGAACCAGAATTggaaatcattattcatttcaataaatgaaTCGACCAAGGCTGTTGGATAAATATAAGAAGTTCTCATGAATGCATATAATGAATGCAACATGCTGTCATGCCAAGTTGCCAACTCCAAAAACTAATTTACACTTGATCAAAATGGCAGTGATTAGTAAAGAGTGGAAACAGCAGAACCACAGTTTTAACCATTAGAATCAGGAAGTCTAGACTTCTTTGTCGGTTTGAAGAGAAGTGATTCAATGGAACGTGGCATTTGGTAATTCATGCAAGTAACAAAAAATTGAAGCAATTGGATCATGAATTATGTCTAATGAGATAGTAGTTGAGATCTCAGAGTGTCGTACCAGTAGATAAAGGTTTATGATATAGGTCTCTGCTATGAAGCTACGATGAATATGTGTTTACATTATTGGTCAAATGCAAttggaaaaatattattttaataccatGTGCATACATACTTTGAATCAAAAGGTGAACAACACTAAGACTGATGACATGGGATTGTTCTCTCAAAATTCTAAATAGAATAGTAACATATTTGTGATACTGATAATATTAGTGACATCAATCTGATCAAATGCTGCAGAGGTAGGTCAGATGGAAGACTTGAGTATAACACATGGTAAAAAGAAGATATCGAAGAGGTTCTTGGTACCTGGATTTCTCATTTTAGATGCGGCTTATATCACGACCGAATACAAATGTAGTGAGCCAGTTAATTGcaacatagaatctgttcctcCAACTTATCACACGTGTTAAATATGCTGATCGCCAGATGAACCAGCTAATGAAACCCGTAAGAGAAAGCCCCTTATCCTCCTGAGAATGTTTTTACAATTAGTTTAGTTTAAGCACAACACTAAGATAACAGCAATCAGAAAGATAAAGTGGGAAGCTACCTTGTTTTGCCTGAGATCTACAAGAGCTTTGTATCTTCCAACTGTTGCCATGCTTCCTAGATGCCTATATACAAAAGGATCACCAAGTTCTAGATTTTCTGCAGCATTTCTATATCCTCCACCAGCTTTACCAATTTGGTTCAACAGGTTAGACAGATATTTCCCCTGCCTTTCTGCAACCTAATTTGATACATTGTTGGACTAATTGTCTTAAAGTTCAACTACGTAAAGTTTGTAGTAACTAAGAAATAGAATTCATAACTTGTTTAAATTATACAGTCTTAACTCTTAACCAGCATATCTAGGGCTCAAATACAGAACAAGATATAAAAATATGGCAGAAAGTTAATAATactcaaatttatttattttattaaatgaaGAAACTATTTTCTGGACGAAACCATACCTTAATGCTAACATATAATGTatgtaaataataatttgaagACAAAACCATAGGGAAGCATTTTAACTTAAAAGCAGAAAGCAACAGGCCTATACTAAGAAGTTAACTGTTATGCAACAATCCAAGTAAATCATGTGATTTGCATGCAAGTATGTACGAATTACTAGCAGCCCAATTTACCACTCACTATAATTTACTAGCACTCTCTGTAATATGCTTAGAAGTAAGGAGAGTTTGCTACTTATGGTTCGACAAAAGAATCCAAACAAGTGATTGACAATATCA is from Musa acuminata AAA Group cultivar baxijiao chromosome BXJ1-6, Cavendish_Baxijiao_AAA, whole genome shotgun sequence and encodes:
- the LOC135677917 gene encoding peptide-N4-(N-acetyl-beta-glucosaminyl)asparagine amidase A-like is translated as MHLQPLLLFLQAFTLALPSVVPDAPASSAGLELLDPTLPSALPAQTPKCTVAVLDHAFAVGVASLPVVSINYTQPPECPAPWTRVVLEVAMAASGLARKHRVAAVWLDGVEILRTSTPPLLTAADAFWRVQKDVTSYAAILNRLAGGGTVSMIVDNSAVDLAAVLAANVSFHFYRGELSASSKHTGHPSLWGLYREPADLVIPISRERGSYGSGFWFQISGNPQAVAAPVTVPRNTYRAVLEIFVSYHADDESWYMNPLRFTYNARDVAASTANGGFRQLYATVDGRFVGGHVPYAVIYSSSINPYFWSPVTAIGTFDIPTHDIDLTPFLGLLLDGRPHELAIGVKDAQKYWLLSANLHLWVDRWSDAVQAGIVEYTTPTLKVNRNAQWHNQDGHSEVDAEGQLRFVGWVSSSKGNMTTTVGQKLRFKSQVSVHNRGAVRQVDVVNREKTTVTTKSGQRTVGKVQLLMEAPLQVQTSVVRVAGGPTFENTRLSHQLQETAYVKELSAVSMSKLSDRQEAEGSAMVHEEEAQWGIASTRSYYKYTDENSCYLRTVNAEEGAIKVDMAIRSCSAISDA